A genomic region of Amphiura filiformis chromosome 6, Afil_fr2py, whole genome shotgun sequence contains the following coding sequences:
- the LOC140155284 gene encoding death-associated protein 1-like — MSAATEVEGELKAGHPPAVKAGGMRIVQSGKTPEKAAAGDKPAEDDEEEFEEAKSPPKDVSTLLISGAPSRGNKDFPPEAVKAYHEKPLPTHNKNVSVNKPMHNLNQPRK; from the exons ATGTCAGCAGCAACTGAGGTCGAGGGAGAACTGAAAGCAGGACATCCTCCAGCAG TTAAAGCTGGTGGTATGCGGATTGTGCAGAGTGGTAAGACCCCAGAGAAAGCCGCAGCAGGAGACAAGCCTGCTGAAGATGATGAGGAGGAGTTTGAAGAAGCAAAAAG TCCTCCAAAGGATGTTTCAACACTACTAATATCAGGAGCGCCATCTAGGGGCAACAAGGACTTTCCACCAGAGGCTGTGAAAGCATATCACGAAAAGCCATTGCCTACGCACAACAAAAATGTATCCGTGAATAAACCGATGCACAACCTAAACCAACCAAGGAAGTAG